One genomic region from Fictibacillus marinisediminis encodes:
- a CDS encoding aldo/keto reductase, which yields MANHLQDTTTLHNGVKMPWFGLGVFKVEEGPELVNAVKAAIRHGYRSIDTAAIYENEEGVGKGIQEGLAESGVERRDLFVTSKVWNADLGYESTIAAYEESLRKLGLEYLDLYLIHWPVEGKYKDAWRALETLYKEGRVKAIGVSNFQIHHLKDVMKDAEIKPMINQVEYHPKLSQKELQEFCKAQGIQMEAWSPLMQGQLLDHPVLKEIADHHNKSVAQVILRWDLQNGVVTIPKSTKENRLAENSKVFDFRLTDHEMNRINDLNENLRVGPNPDNFDF from the coding sequence GTGGCAAATCATTTACAGGATACAACCACTTTGCATAATGGAGTAAAAATGCCATGGTTTGGATTAGGGGTATTTAAAGTTGAAGAGGGGCCGGAGCTTGTTAATGCAGTAAAAGCAGCCATTCGGCATGGCTATCGCAGCATTGACACAGCAGCCATATATGAGAATGAAGAAGGAGTCGGAAAAGGGATTCAAGAGGGTTTAGCTGAAAGCGGCGTTGAAAGGCGAGACCTATTTGTAACATCAAAAGTCTGGAATGCTGATTTAGGCTATGAATCAACAATAGCGGCTTATGAAGAGAGCTTACGGAAGCTTGGTCTGGAATATCTCGATCTTTACCTCATCCACTGGCCTGTTGAAGGCAAGTATAAAGATGCTTGGAGAGCTCTTGAAACATTATATAAAGAGGGCAGAGTCAAGGCGATAGGGGTAAGTAATTTTCAAATCCATCATCTTAAAGATGTGATGAAAGATGCTGAAATAAAACCGATGATCAATCAAGTTGAATATCATCCGAAATTGAGCCAAAAGGAGCTTCAGGAGTTTTGTAAAGCACAGGGTATTCAAATGGAGGCCTGGTCTCCGCTCATGCAGGGGCAGCTTCTGGATCATCCTGTTCTAAAGGAGATTGCAGATCATCATAACAAGTCTGTTGCCCAAGTTATTTTACGCTGGGATCTGCAAAACGGGGTGGTTACAATTCCTAAGTCAACCAAGGAAAATCGTCTCGCAGAAAACTCAAAGGTCTTTGATTTCCGGTTAACAGATCACGAAATGAACCGGATCAATGATTTGAATGAAAACTTGCGGGTAGGTCCGAATCCTGATAATTTTGATTTTTAA
- a CDS encoding FTR1 family iron permease encodes MIRRSLSIFIFAFFLLVGAPFHVVAKESSSQVKVSHTIPYIDASIDAVKQKDFNQAEKSFNMFKEKWARAEGEIRSENLSGYGKIKTKMAAVSVALLNEDQKKSEESLQMLKVLLKQYKEGQLTNSSAKTSSKNVSISAYLLKIKEAKQSLDEGDQAQSKAQVEELKSLWLSVEGNVVGQSQKVYNNSERRLVLLASSVDDPSENKKSIQMLDDMQKDLGPLANSSYGMWDAAMIPLREGLEALLVIGALLTFTKRREENKGALYVWSGTITGIAASLGVGFLVSYVLSSAAFGQNNFLINGWSGVIASLMLLYVSYWLHRNTNVNRWNSLMKAETEKAVSGGRLISLGILAFLAVLREGIETVIFLIGMANQMSLTSLITGITVGFGILAVIGVCMLKLSVRLPLKPFFMVSSMIVFYLCLKFMGSGIHSLQLSGFMPSTTAEFIPTIQSIGVYPSLYSTMPQIIILSIAIIVIFTQQFKKKKYNHKRQQEAS; translated from the coding sequence ATGATTAGAAGAAGTCTCTCTATCTTTATTTTCGCCTTTTTTTTACTGGTGGGAGCACCCTTTCATGTTGTGGCTAAGGAAAGCAGCTCTCAAGTCAAAGTGTCTCATACCATTCCTTACATAGATGCTTCTATTGATGCGGTAAAACAAAAGGACTTCAATCAGGCTGAAAAGTCTTTTAATATGTTTAAAGAAAAATGGGCCCGGGCAGAAGGAGAGATCCGCAGTGAAAATTTGAGCGGATATGGAAAAATTAAAACGAAAATGGCAGCTGTTTCCGTAGCGTTGTTGAATGAAGATCAAAAGAAATCAGAAGAATCTCTTCAAATGCTAAAGGTGCTGCTTAAGCAATATAAAGAAGGACAGCTAACCAATTCATCAGCCAAAACATCATCCAAAAACGTAAGTATCTCTGCGTATTTACTAAAAATTAAAGAAGCGAAACAATCTCTTGATGAAGGAGATCAGGCCCAATCAAAAGCTCAGGTTGAGGAGTTGAAATCTCTTTGGCTCAGCGTAGAAGGAAACGTAGTAGGGCAATCCCAAAAAGTATATAACAACTCCGAGCGGAGGCTGGTTCTGCTTGCCTCTTCTGTCGATGACCCGAGTGAAAACAAGAAATCCATTCAAATGCTGGATGACATGCAGAAGGACCTGGGGCCACTTGCGAATTCTTCATATGGCATGTGGGATGCAGCAATGATTCCGCTTCGGGAAGGCCTTGAAGCCTTACTTGTGATCGGTGCACTGTTAACTTTTACAAAACGAAGAGAAGAAAATAAAGGGGCTCTTTATGTCTGGAGCGGTACGATAACAGGAATCGCTGCCAGCTTGGGGGTGGGCTTCCTCGTAAGCTATGTGCTGAGTTCAGCTGCTTTCGGCCAGAATAATTTTCTCATTAATGGCTGGTCTGGGGTCATCGCCAGTCTCATGCTGCTTTACGTCAGTTACTGGCTGCACAGAAATACAAATGTGAACCGCTGGAACTCCTTAATGAAGGCAGAAACAGAAAAAGCCGTAAGCGGAGGCAGACTTATCTCTCTCGGTATATTGGCATTCCTGGCAGTTCTCCGTGAAGGGATTGAAACCGTTATTTTCTTAATCGGCATGGCGAACCAAATGTCCTTGACCTCATTAATCACAGGAATCACAGTCGGATTTGGAATTCTGGCAGTCATTGGAGTATGCATGCTGAAGCTAAGCGTTCGATTGCCGCTAAAGCCTTTCTTCATGGTATCCAGTATGATCGTTTTTTATTTATGCTTAAAATTTATGGGATCTGGCATACACAGCTTGCAGCTCTCAGGGTTCATGCCATCAACGACCGCTGAATTCATTCCTACCATCCAGTCAATTGGTGTGTATCCGTCCTTGTACAGTACGATGCCGCAGATTATCATACTCAGCATTGCTATCATTGTCATTTTTACACAGCAGTTTAAAAAGAAAAAATACAACCATAAACGGCAGCAGGAGGCCAGCTAA
- the efeO gene encoding iron uptake system protein EfeO — translation MKLSKSIIHTALTLSLITVPVISGCSNDAASSGEHKKASSSKKNELKSQVKEMQTSLHNLQDSLKDKNENQVKEYGKRLNKQWLSYENSIREKYPLLYTDTEKYLLPLYAEVTKDNYSSGKVQQLSVDLDRSLTNLEKAKETTQKTTEVLDTAVKKYKAYVDEQTEELVKSTAVFTDAVKANDTQKAKEAYAEARVYYERIEPIAESFGDLDPKIDARENDVEGEWTGFHRIEKALWKDGSIKNMKKYADQLDQDVAELQKKIQDVKLNPTQIVAGSMELLNEAAISKVTGEEERYSHIDLVDLASNVEGSQAVYHAVLPVLNEKNKDLAQDLDTEFNKITALLEEHKKSGAYLNYMKLTKPQVRELSQQLNTLSESMAQTAEIFQ, via the coding sequence ATGAAATTATCCAAATCCATTATCCATACCGCACTGACCCTTTCTTTAATCACAGTACCTGTTATTTCGGGCTGCAGCAATGACGCGGCATCATCCGGTGAACATAAAAAAGCATCATCATCCAAGAAAAACGAACTGAAATCCCAGGTGAAGGAAATGCAGACGTCACTCCATAATCTACAGGATTCCCTAAAAGATAAGAATGAAAATCAAGTAAAAGAATACGGCAAACGCCTTAATAAGCAATGGTTATCCTATGAGAACAGCATCCGGGAAAAGTACCCGCTGCTGTATACGGATACTGAAAAATACTTGCTCCCTTTGTATGCTGAAGTAACAAAAGATAACTATAGCAGCGGCAAGGTTCAGCAGCTAAGCGTGGACTTGGATCGTTCTCTGACAAACCTTGAAAAAGCAAAAGAAACAACACAGAAAACGACAGAAGTATTGGATACAGCAGTAAAGAAATATAAAGCTTATGTGGATGAACAGACAGAGGAACTCGTTAAATCAACTGCCGTCTTTACAGATGCAGTAAAAGCGAACGACACACAAAAAGCGAAAGAGGCTTATGCCGAAGCTCGTGTTTACTATGAGAGAATCGAACCGATTGCTGAGAGTTTCGGTGATCTTGATCCAAAAATTGACGCTCGTGAGAACGATGTTGAAGGTGAGTGGACAGGTTTCCATAGAATTGAAAAAGCCTTATGGAAAGACGGCAGCATAAAAAATATGAAGAAATATGCAGACCAGCTTGATCAAGATGTTGCAGAGCTGCAGAAAAAGATTCAGGATGTCAAATTGAATCCGACTCAGATTGTTGCAGGATCCATGGAGCTTCTGAATGAAGCCGCGATTTCCAAGGTAACGGGAGAAGAAGAGCGTTATTCGCATATTGACCTGGTCGACCTTGCTTCCAACGTGGAAGGTTCTCAGGCGGTATATCATGCGGTTCTCCCAGTTCTTAATGAAAAAAACAAGGACTTGGCACAAGACTTGGATACTGAATTTAATAAGATTACAGCCTTGCTGGAAGAGCATAAGAAAAGTGGAGCTTACTTGAATTATATGAAGCTCACCAAGCCGCAGGTTCGTGAACTGAGCCAGCAATTAAACACGTTATCTGAATCCATGGCACAAACGGCTGAAATTTTTCAATAG
- the efeB gene encoding iron uptake transporter deferrochelatase/peroxidase subunit, which yields MKKQEDQTVEEQEEPKHYSRRDMLKMSLLAGAGVAISASGIGAVTTMTNVFGETTKKSGSSAEKESVPFYGKHQAGIVTPQQTYAYLAAFDFTTNSKSDVIRLLKEWTVLSEYMSQGKAEQNFNNDWLPPKDTGEALDLPPSRLTMTFGFGPSFFSKKGIDRFGVKSKAPKHLRDIPAMPRDNLQEPFIGGDLCLQVCAEDQQVAFHAIRNFIKTAVGKAEVRWMQSGFISAKHGKTPRNLFGFKDGTANAGPKDTKAHNQTVWAGQGEPVWMHGGSYMAFRKIKMFLEVWDRSSLKDQEDTFGRKKESGAPYGKINEHDKVNPMQMPPDAHTAIAKRSGQQMYRRAYSYTDGVDSKTGYVDAGLMFISYQKNPDEQFVPMLKMMSKADKLNEYTQHIGSALFAVPRGIKKGEYIGQPLFSSF from the coding sequence GTGAAAAAACAAGAAGACCAAACGGTAGAGGAACAAGAAGAACCTAAACATTATTCAAGAAGGGACATGCTGAAAATGTCTCTTCTGGCCGGGGCTGGAGTTGCCATCAGTGCGAGTGGCATCGGTGCCGTCACCACCATGACAAATGTATTTGGGGAAACCACGAAAAAATCAGGGTCTTCTGCCGAAAAGGAAAGCGTTCCGTTTTACGGTAAGCATCAGGCTGGTATTGTGACACCGCAGCAAACCTATGCTTATTTGGCTGCCTTTGATTTTACAACGAATTCTAAAAGTGATGTTATCCGGCTGTTGAAGGAGTGGACGGTTCTTAGCGAGTACATGAGCCAGGGCAAGGCAGAACAGAATTTTAACAATGACTGGCTTCCTCCAAAAGACACCGGCGAGGCTCTGGACCTTCCTCCTTCCCGTTTAACGATGACCTTTGGTTTTGGACCTTCTTTTTTCAGTAAAAAGGGAATCGACCGGTTTGGAGTAAAGAGTAAAGCGCCTAAGCATCTCAGGGACATTCCGGCCATGCCGAGGGATAATCTCCAAGAACCATTTATTGGCGGGGATTTGTGTTTGCAGGTTTGTGCCGAAGATCAGCAGGTAGCTTTCCATGCCATCCGGAATTTTATTAAAACAGCAGTGGGTAAAGCCGAGGTCAGGTGGATGCAGTCAGGATTCATCAGTGCCAAGCATGGAAAAACCCCGCGCAATCTTTTCGGATTCAAGGATGGAACCGCGAATGCAGGGCCGAAGGATACAAAAGCCCATAATCAGACTGTCTGGGCAGGACAAGGCGAGCCAGTGTGGATGCACGGCGGTTCATATATGGCCTTCCGTAAGATTAAGATGTTTCTTGAAGTCTGGGACCGTTCTTCTCTTAAAGACCAGGAGGACACGTTCGGACGAAAGAAGGAGAGCGGTGCTCCATATGGTAAGATAAACGAGCATGATAAAGTGAATCCGATGCAAATGCCTCCTGACGCTCATACAGCGATCGCCAAACGATCAGGCCAGCAAATGTACCGCCGGGCTTATTCCTACACGGATGGAGTGGATTCCAAAACGGGTTACGTTGATGCGGGCCTAATGTTTATCAGCTATCAAAAAAATCCGGACGAACAATTTGTACCAATGCTTAAAATGATGTCAAAGGCAGACAAGCTCAACGAGTATACCCAGCATATCGGAAGTGCGTTGTTTGCCGTTCCCAGAGGGATTAAAAAGGGTGAATATATTGGACAACCTCTTTTTAGCAGCTTTTAA
- a CDS encoding recombinase family protein, with product MLYGFAKCSVDDPNGEQQVKSLIEYGVQKGNLYLQQSETEVTTPRVFYKLFPQVKKGDTVVVHRFSSISQDTTFFINLISSFQSKGIHFTSLSESVDTAASEGQVIFRLFQGLAQLTQDGVTEKIKSSVSLAKVRTGGRPKVDPVMLELALNMYFDEDNPCSIHEIVQKTGVSRATFYRYLNRK from the coding sequence GTGTTGTACGGTTTTGCAAAATGCAGTGTAGATGACCCGAACGGTGAGCAGCAAGTAAAGTCATTAATAGAATATGGTGTACAGAAGGGTAATCTCTACCTGCAGCAGAGTGAAACAGAAGTTACGACTCCTCGTGTGTTTTACAAACTTTTTCCTCAGGTGAAAAAAGGGGATACGGTGGTGGTTCATAGATTTAGCAGTATCAGCCAAGACACCACTTTCTTCATCAACCTCATCAGCAGTTTTCAATCGAAGGGCATTCATTTTACCTCTTTAAGTGAATCCGTTGATACTGCTGCCTCTGAAGGCCAGGTGATATTCAGGCTGTTTCAGGGACTGGCACAATTAACTCAGGACGGAGTTACGGAAAAAATAAAGTCAAGTGTCAGCCTGGCAAAAGTAAGAACGGGTGGCAGACCTAAAGTGGATCCCGTCATGCTGGAACTGGCATTGAATATGTATTTCGATGAAGACAACCCCTGTTCAATTCATGAAATAGTACAGAAAACTGGGGTAAGCAGGGCTACATTCTACCGGTATCTAAACAGAAAGTGA
- a CDS encoding TIGR00730 family Rossman fold protein, whose protein sequence is MKNLAVFCGSSNGVSEIYVKEAAKLGKELAGRNIGLVYGGASVGVMGAVADSVLQHGGQVTGIMPDFLKKREISHKNLTNLIVVDSMHERKARMAELADGFIVLPGGPGTMEEFFEIFTWAQLGLHQKPCGLLNINHYFDPLISLFNHMTAEGFMQEKYREMALTAPNPQDLLNQFSNYEPPAVKTYLTEDQT, encoded by the coding sequence TTGAAAAATCTAGCTGTATTCTGTGGCTCAAGCAATGGTGTATCGGAAATCTATGTTAAAGAAGCTGCGAAACTGGGGAAAGAACTGGCCGGACGCAACATCGGACTCGTGTATGGCGGGGCAAGTGTAGGCGTGATGGGAGCCGTTGCTGATTCCGTACTGCAGCATGGTGGACAAGTAACCGGAATCATGCCAGACTTTCTGAAAAAAAGAGAAATCTCCCATAAGAACTTAACCAATCTTATCGTGGTAGATTCCATGCATGAAAGAAAAGCAAGAATGGCTGAATTGGCGGACGGGTTCATCGTTTTACCCGGCGGACCAGGAACCATGGAAGAATTCTTTGAGATTTTCACGTGGGCACAATTAGGCTTACATCAAAAGCCTTGCGGTCTGTTGAATATCAATCACTATTTCGATCCTCTGATCTCCTTGTTTAACCACATGACGGCCGAAGGATTTATGCAAGAAAAGTACCGTGAGATGGCACTAACAGCTCCCAATCCACAAGACCTCCTGAATCAATTCAGCAACTATGAACCGCCAGCCGTAAAAACATACCTTACCGAAGATCAAACGTAA
- a CDS encoding phosphotransferase → MKLDWVRSRIRSLSTAEKMKHIPKGYSGDQKYAVTLKDGNKVLLRIAAIGDYERKKSEFQLLSKIMRYPVQTPEPIEIGKLEEMNLCFYVLSFIEGEEANEVLPHLTEKEQYEIGARAGKELRIMHQYPASEEIETWYERVMSKYYRYVDAYKTCGVKVKNEEKIFAFINKNKHYLKSRPNRFQHDDFHPSNLIVKNKQYAGAIDFNRFDWGDPYHDFCKVGLFSKEVSVPFSIGQINGYFENKIPEDFWIIYSLYMAMNVMSAIVWTIRVTPDQIDEMADRLHQVLEDHQDFKVLEPKWYTAHSFSVNQV, encoded by the coding sequence ATGAAGTTAGATTGGGTGAGATCAAGGATAAGATCGCTTTCGACTGCTGAAAAAATGAAGCATATTCCTAAAGGCTATTCTGGAGATCAGAAATACGCTGTAACATTAAAGGACGGCAATAAGGTTTTATTGAGGATTGCCGCTATAGGGGATTATGAAAGGAAAAAATCCGAGTTCCAGCTGTTAAGCAAAATCATGAGGTATCCCGTTCAGACACCGGAGCCTATTGAAATAGGAAAGCTGGAGGAGATGAACCTCTGCTTTTATGTCCTCTCCTTCATCGAGGGAGAGGAGGCGAATGAGGTCTTACCTCATTTAACTGAAAAGGAGCAATATGAGATTGGTGCAAGAGCGGGGAAAGAGCTGAGAATCATGCACCAGTATCCTGCGTCCGAGGAGATTGAGACTTGGTATGAAAGAGTGATGAGCAAGTACTATCGATATGTGGACGCCTATAAGACATGCGGTGTCAAAGTAAAAAATGAGGAGAAAATCTTCGCGTTTATCAACAAGAATAAACATTACTTAAAAAGTCGCCCCAACCGTTTTCAGCATGACGATTTCCATCCAAGCAACCTTATTGTGAAGAACAAACAATACGCTGGAGCCATTGATTTTAACCGCTTTGATTGGGGCGACCCTTATCATGACTTCTGTAAGGTCGGTTTATTCAGTAAAGAGGTGAGTGTTCCGTTTTCCATTGGACAAATCAATGGATATTTTGAGAATAAGATCCCTGAGGATTTTTGGATAATTTACTCTCTTTATATGGCTATGAATGTTATGTCTGCCATCGTATGGACGATCAGGGTCACACCAGATCAAATCGATGAAATGGCAGACCGATTACACCAGGTGCTGGAGGATCATCAAGATTTTAAAGTGCTGGAGCCGAAATGGTATACAGCTCATTCCTTCTCGGTTAATCAGGTATGA
- a CDS encoding DUF4937 domain-containing protein, which produces MLIKRISCKVKEGHQDLFYDCQKQWGPLSQVKGFMGQVGGWSDHKQSTACIYAFWESQQDYQYFMDEIHNQIFAASGQGNTYTSIEIDFFQEELRITGLENQFADVIRNAQYIYSVIQQAEKHSWNAGLQKAKGMLGGTFASSQKDRDTFLVWSAWQSEKQQRRTLPQGGALEWADEKFSVIEAWRVCPSIIDRD; this is translated from the coding sequence ATGCTTATTAAACGAATATCCTGCAAAGTAAAAGAAGGACATCAAGATTTATTTTATGACTGTCAAAAACAATGGGGACCGCTTAGTCAGGTGAAGGGGTTTATGGGGCAAGTGGGAGGGTGGAGCGACCATAAGCAATCGACTGCTTGTATCTATGCTTTCTGGGAAAGTCAACAGGATTATCAGTATTTTATGGATGAGATCCATAATCAGATTTTTGCAGCCTCAGGGCAAGGAAACACCTATACTTCGATAGAGATAGATTTTTTCCAAGAAGAGCTGAGAATCACCGGTTTGGAAAATCAATTTGCAGATGTTATAAGAAATGCCCAATATATTTATTCAGTTATACAGCAAGCTGAAAAACATAGCTGGAATGCAGGCTTGCAAAAAGCCAAGGGAATGCTGGGAGGCACATTTGCATCGTCCCAAAAAGATAGGGACACTTTCCTTGTATGGTCGGCCTGGCAGTCTGAGAAGCAGCAAAGAAGGACTCTGCCACAAGGTGGTGCGCTAGAATGGGCAGATGAAAAGTTTAGTGTCATAGAAGCTTGGCGAGTTTGTCCGAGCATTATTGATAGAGACTGA
- a CDS encoding VOC family protein yields MNSTVSPIACKVNNVFIHVKDLKKSAEWYSHLLGVPFNPENVDSPVYNLPVTNETGLTLDDHTFDPDFVFKPSSHVLFNFYVPDIDKAYEFIKENSITIVKNVERIGEFAYFNFQDLDGNVLMICNC; encoded by the coding sequence ATGAACTCAACCGTGTCGCCCATCGCTTGCAAGGTGAATAATGTGTTTATCCATGTTAAGGACTTAAAGAAATCTGCAGAATGGTACAGTCATTTGCTTGGCGTACCTTTCAATCCTGAAAACGTAGACTCTCCTGTTTACAACCTGCCTGTAACCAATGAAACAGGACTAACATTGGACGACCACACGTTTGATCCCGACTTTGTATTCAAACCTTCTTCGCATGTGCTGTTTAATTTTTATGTACCGGATATTGATAAAGCCTATGAATTCATAAAAGAAAATAGCATCACCATCGTGAAGAACGTAGAACGCATTGGAGAATTTGCCTATTTTAATTTTCAGGATTTAGACGGCAACGTTTTAATGATCTGTAACTGCTAG
- a CDS encoding class I SAM-dependent methyltransferase — translation MLQHAEKKIVIGAGPYNNNPGWIHTQEEELSLLDKRQWENAFEKNSVAAILAEHVWEHLTYEEGVKAAENCYEFLKPSGYIRCAVPDGYFPDEEYQHNVQVGGPGPKDHICASHKIVHNYKTLSAMFEAAGYTVRLLEYFDETGSFHLEDWNGDEGIIFRSKKYDPRNQGDKIVFASLIVDAIKPPAD, via the coding sequence ATGCTGCAGCACGCAGAAAAGAAGATAGTTATTGGGGCAGGACCCTATAATAATAATCCTGGGTGGATTCATACACAGGAAGAAGAATTGAGTTTATTGGACAAGAGGCAGTGGGAAAATGCATTTGAAAAAAATTCAGTGGCCGCCATTCTAGCTGAACATGTGTGGGAACACCTTACGTATGAAGAGGGAGTAAAAGCTGCTGAAAACTGTTATGAATTTTTAAAGCCGTCTGGTTACATCCGCTGTGCTGTTCCAGACGGATACTTTCCCGATGAGGAGTATCAGCATAACGTACAAGTTGGCGGGCCTGGACCTAAAGACCATATCTGCGCAAGCCATAAGATTGTACATAACTATAAAACGTTATCGGCTATGTTTGAAGCAGCGGGCTATACGGTAAGGCTGCTTGAATATTTTGATGAGACTGGGAGCTTTCATTTGGAAGATTGGAACGGGGATGAAGGCATTATTTTCCGATCAAAAAAGTACGACCCAAGGAATCAAGGAGATAAAATAGTGTTTGCTTCATTAATAGTAGATGCCATCAAGCCTCCAGCAGACTGA
- a CDS encoding ABC transporter ATP-binding protein: MNYSVEIENVSKSFGKKAVLKEISLNIEEGKIYGFIGPSGSGKTTLVKLLVGMDDPDNGMVHVLKEKVPNLGLLQNIGYMAQSDALYLNLTGKENLKFFASLYKMPKLEVAERISYAADLVKLTPDLNKRVSAYSGGMKRRLSLAIALIQNPKLLILDEPTVGIDPELRLTIWNELLRLKNEEGKTIIVTTHVMDEAERCDLIAMIREGRILANGTPDELKELYQAKNFDEVFLNAGRKSHENSRSN; this comes from the coding sequence ATGAACTATAGTGTTGAAATTGAGAACGTTAGCAAAAGCTTCGGTAAAAAAGCGGTTTTAAAAGAAATCAGCTTAAATATTGAAGAAGGAAAAATTTATGGATTTATTGGCCCATCAGGTTCTGGAAAGACCACTCTGGTAAAATTGCTGGTTGGAATGGATGATCCTGACAATGGGATGGTACATGTGTTAAAGGAAAAGGTTCCAAACCTCGGACTGCTGCAGAACATTGGCTATATGGCGCAGTCTGATGCTTTGTACCTGAATTTAACGGGCAAAGAGAACTTGAAATTTTTTGCTTCACTTTACAAGATGCCGAAGTTAGAGGTGGCTGAGCGGATATCTTATGCCGCTGATCTCGTAAAGCTTACACCTGATTTAAATAAAAGAGTTTCGGCCTATTCGGGTGGTATGAAACGCAGATTATCTCTGGCTATTGCTTTAATCCAAAACCCTAAACTTCTTATTTTGGATGAGCCGACCGTGGGCATTGATCCGGAATTGCGTTTAACTATTTGGAATGAATTATTGCGGCTGAAAAACGAAGAAGGAAAGACGATCATCGTAACGACGCATGTCATGGACGAAGCGGAACGGTGTGATTTGATTGCAATGATCAGAGAAGGCCGCATATTGGCTAACGGCACACCAGATGAATTAAAAGAGTTGTATCAAGCAAAGAATTTTGATGAAGTCTTTTTAAATGCGGGGAGGAAAAGTCATGAGAACAGCCGCTCTAATTAA
- a CDS encoding ABC transporter permease: protein MRTAALIKRIFQEMFRDKRTLALLFVAPLLILSLMYLLFNSDTINPKLGVTGADHQLVEALEKADIHTVHYKRITNTKNTIKSENLDAILQYKDSHWKLTLQNNDPTAAKALQMKVQQTVSQFQTALMNKGNAGLPKENIKTAYIYGNSDTDFFDVLSPTLVGFFVFFFVFLISGIGLLKERTSGTLERLMSTPIRRWEIVMAYLVGFGTFAVIQTVIVVLYAINILDMVLEGSIWSVILINLLLALVALSLGILLSSFAASEFQMVQFIPIAVVPQIFFSGIIPLNGLADWLQAVAKVMPLYYAADALKGIMYKGMELSDISGDLIALVLFASFFTVLNVFALKKYRKL from the coding sequence ATGAGAACAGCCGCTCTAATTAAACGGATCTTTCAAGAGATGTTCCGAGATAAACGAACGTTAGCGCTGTTGTTTGTTGCTCCTTTGCTGATTTTATCCCTGATGTATTTATTATTTAACTCCGACACTATCAATCCGAAGCTGGGAGTGACTGGTGCGGATCATCAGCTTGTTGAGGCACTGGAAAAAGCCGACATTCATACGGTTCACTATAAGAGAATCACCAATACGAAGAATACGATAAAAAGTGAAAATCTTGATGCTATTTTACAGTATAAAGATTCTCACTGGAAATTAACCCTGCAAAATAACGACCCGACAGCCGCCAAAGCCTTGCAGATGAAGGTTCAACAAACCGTATCCCAATTTCAAACAGCACTTATGAATAAAGGGAACGCAGGCCTTCCAAAAGAAAATATTAAGACAGCATACATCTATGGAAATAGCGATACCGATTTTTTTGATGTCCTGAGTCCTACGCTGGTTGGTTTTTTTGTTTTCTTTTTCGTTTTCCTCATTTCGGGTATTGGTTTATTAAAGGAACGGACATCAGGTACTTTGGAACGATTAATGTCTACACCCATTCGCAGATGGGAAATTGTAATGGCCTATCTGGTTGGATTTGGAACGTTTGCCGTCATACAAACCGTAATTGTCGTCCTGTATGCCATCAATATTTTAGATATGGTTCTGGAAGGATCCATTTGGAGTGTTATTTTGATTAACTTATTATTGGCATTGGTAGCTTTGTCATTGGGAATCCTTTTATCCTCTTTTGCTGCATCCGAATTTCAAATGGTGCAATTTATCCCAATAGCAGTCGTTCCACAAATCTTTTTTTCAGGAATCATTCCCCTTAATGGCTTGGCAGACTGGCTGCAAGCCGTTGCTAAAGTGATGCCGCTTTATTATGCGGCAGATGCACTAAAAGGTATAATGTATAAAGGAATGGAATTAAGCGATATTAGTGGAGATCTTATTGCACTCGTGCTATTTGCTTCGTTCTTTACTGTACTGAATGTATTTGCATTAAAAAAGTATCGTAAATTATAA